One stretch of Arthrobacter polaris DNA includes these proteins:
- a CDS encoding enoyl-CoA hydratase yields MTQYSLILTEQRGRVGLITLNRPEALNALSDAMGKEILAAAQTFDADVGVGAIVITGSSRAFAAGADIKEMAGKSSVEMYLDNWFGAWDELARVRTPMIAAVAGHALGGGCELAMIADFIIAADNAKFGQPEIKLGVIPGMGGSQRLTRAIGKAKAMEMVLTGRVMGALEAEQAGLVARVVPVDTLLEEAMITAETIASMSXPVAMIAKEAVNAAFETTLVEGVHMERRFIYSCFATEDQXEGMAAFMQKRPAEFKHR; encoded by the coding sequence ATGACGCAGTACTCCTTGATCCTGACCGAACAACGTGGCCGGGTGGGGCTGATAACGCTCAACCGGCCCGAGGCGTTGAATGCGCTCAGCGATGCCATGGGCAAGGAAATCCTTGCCGCGGCCCAGACCTTTGACGCAGACGTTGGTGTTGGTGCCATTGTCATCACAGGCTCATCGCGTGCCTTTGCCGCCGGGGCCGACATCAAGGAAATGGCGGGGAAATCCTCGGTAGAGATGTACCTGGATAACTGGTTTGGCGCCTGGGATGAGCTGGCGCGTGTCCGCACACCCATGATTGCTGCAGTGGCTGGCCATGCTCTGGGCGGTGGTTGCGAACTAGCCATGATTGCCGATTTCATCATTGCGGCGGATAACGCCAAGTTTGGCCAGCCCGAAATCAAACTTGGGGTCATCCCCGGTATGGGTGGCTCACAACGGTTGACCCGTGCCATTGGTAAGGCGAAAGCCATGGAAATGGTGTTGACCGGCAGGGTCATGGGTGCGCTCGAGGCCGAACAGGCAGGGCTGGTGGCCCGGGTTGTCCCTGTGGATACTCTGCTGGAGGAGGCGATGATCACTGCAGAGACCATCGCCTCCATGTCCGNNCCAGTGGCCATGATTGCCAAGGAAGCAGTCAACGCCGCGTTCGAAACAACCCTGGTTGAAGGTGTTCATATGGAGCGCCGTTTCATTTACTCCTGCTTTGCCACCGAGGACCAANAAGAAGGCATGGCCGCGTTTATGCAAAAGCGCCCGGCAGAGTTCAAGCACCGCTAA